A genome region from Fibrobacter sp. includes the following:
- a CDS encoding SDR family oxidoreductase encodes MGKKSLDGKTALITGSAVRIGREIALSLAERGVNIIIHYHSSKRHTDELSSELDRMGVRSWSIQADLSRFESDKLIEQSLELSGSLDILVNNASIFTKSTIDDLALADLVNNIEINAWAPFSLSRAYAREIKRGCIINLLDQRITSYDLNHTGYILSKHVLTALTRITALAYAPEIRVNGIAPGLILPPPGEPMSYLEKLSGTIPLKRHGNPGNIGEAAVFLASNEFITGEIIFVDGGRHLRETYLPDKY; translated from the coding sequence ATGGGGAAAAAGTCTCTTGACGGGAAAACTGCTCTTATAACCGGCTCAGCTGTTCGTATTGGACGGGAAATAGCATTGTCTCTGGCGGAAAGAGGGGTCAACATAATAATTCATTACCACAGTTCAAAGAGGCACACTGATGAGCTTTCCTCTGAGCTTGACAGAATGGGTGTCCGGTCATGGAGCATACAGGCTGATCTATCCCGTTTCGAATCGGATAAGCTTATAGAACAGAGTCTGGAGCTCTCCGGATCACTTGATATTCTGGTAAACAATGCCTCGATTTTCACCAAATCCACAATTGATGATCTTGCCCTTGCAGACCTGGTAAACAACATCGAAATTAATGCCTGGGCTCCATTCTCCCTGAGCCGTGCGTATGCCCGGGAGATTAAAAGAGGCTGCATCATTAATCTTCTGGACCAGCGCATAACCAGCTACGATCTGAACCACACCGGCTATATCCTCAGTAAGCATGTTCTAACTGCCCTTACCAGAATCACAGCCCTGGCCTATGCTCCTGAGATCAGAGTAAATGGAATAGCTCCCGGATTAATCCTCCCTCCGCCCGGAGAGCCAATGTCTTACCTTGAGAAACTCTCCGGAACCATACCACTCAAAAGGCATGGCAATCCAGGAAATATCGGTGAAGCAGCCGTCTTTCTGGCCTCCAATGAGTTTATAACCGGAGAGATAATATTCGTTGATGGCGGAAGACACCTTCGGGAAACCTATCTTCCTGACAAGTACTAA
- a CDS encoding serine/threonine protein kinase, with product MQELSEFKANFDPNSFLGREIANVTLVELLGRGAMGAVYVAFQKSLKRKVALKIFPKASSNLSDMRVLFRDEAETVAVLNHPNIAPVFDMGETPDVLFIMMQLIVGENLRSLIRRHLLHPLPSRRTVPLNKVLQIMIQVLDGLDYAHRENVIHQDIKPANIIIEERSGRPGIVDFGIARTEFSANEHSRYVLGTPLYMSPEQITGIQTDCRSDIYSAGMVLYEALVGKIPVKTSSLDQLLALKASSTESIFSCNPSSSSEVIDDELEKIILKATAPRREDRYQICAAFREDLKKYASARMLSVL from the coding sequence ATGCAGGAATTAAGCGAATTCAAGGCGAATTTTGATCCAAACAGTTTTCTGGGGAGAGAAATCGCCAATGTTACACTTGTAGAGTTGCTTGGTCGCGGGGCGATGGGTGCGGTTTATGTCGCGTTCCAGAAATCGCTGAAAAGAAAAGTAGCACTGAAGATCTTTCCCAAGGCAAGTTCGAATCTCAGCGACATGAGAGTTCTGTTTCGTGATGAAGCTGAGACAGTTGCGGTGTTGAATCATCCCAATATTGCGCCTGTGTTTGACATGGGAGAGACACCTGATGTGCTTTTTATCATGATGCAGCTTATTGTGGGAGAGAATCTCCGTTCATTGATCCGCCGCCACCTGCTTCATCCTCTGCCCTCCCGAAGGACAGTACCTCTTAATAAAGTCTTACAGATTATGATCCAGGTTCTCGATGGTCTGGATTATGCCCACAGGGAAAATGTCATCCACCAGGATATAAAACCTGCCAACATTATAATAGAGGAGCGCAGCGGAAGACCGGGTATTGTAGATTTTGGAATAGCCAGAACCGAGTTTTCCGCAAATGAGCATTCAAGATACGTGCTGGGTACACCTCTTTACATGTCACCTGAGCAGATCACCGGAATCCAGACTGACTGCCGCTCAGATATCTACTCTGCCGGGATGGTGCTCTATGAGGCACTTGTCGGCAAGATTCCGGTAAAGACATCCTCCCTTGATCAATTACTTGCCCTGAAAGCATCCAGTACCGAATCGATTTTCAGTTGCAATCCGTCAAGCAGTAGTGAGGTTATCGATGATGAACTCGAGAAAATTATTCTCAAAGCAACTGCTCCAAGGCGTGAGGACCGGTACCAGATCTGTGCAGCGTTCAGAGAAGATCTTAAAAAATACGCCTCAGCCCGGATGCTTTCGGTATTATGA
- a CDS encoding FxsA family protein, producing the protein MFARLLLLFLLIPLIELYVLIRIGSFIGALNTIFLLILTAATGAILARKQGMNTLWQIQQSLSMGKIPAGELLDGLLIIFAAILLISPGIVTDMMSFLLLIPFTRRFFKRWIKRRMQNWIDRKNGMTPV; encoded by the coding sequence ATGTTTGCCCGTCTTTTACTGCTCTTTCTGCTGATCCCACTGATTGAGCTTTACGTTTTAATAAGAATCGGTTCATTTATCGGAGCTCTGAATACAATCTTTCTTCTTATACTGACAGCAGCCACTGGTGCCATACTTGCCAGAAAACAGGGAATGAACACTCTGTGGCAGATTCAGCAGAGCCTTTCAATGGGGAAAATACCCGCCGGGGAACTGCTTGATGGTTTACTGATCATTTTTGCTGCGATACTTCTGATTTCACCGGGAATAGTCACAGACATGATGAGTTTTCTTCTTCTTATCCCGTTTACCCGCAGGTTTTTCAAGAGGTGGATTAAGAGGAGAATGCAGAACTGGATTGACAGAAAAAATGGAATGACACCCGTTTAA